One region of Vibrio marisflavi CECT 7928 genomic DNA includes:
- the hfq gene encoding RNA chaperone Hfq, with product MAKGQSLQDPFLNALRRERIPVSIYLVNGIKLQGQIESFDQFVILLKNTVNQMVYKHAISTVVPARAVSHHSAERPQAERQEKSED from the coding sequence ATGGCTAAGGGGCAATCTTTACAAGACCCATTTTTGAACGCGCTGCGTCGCGAACGTATTCCAGTATCAATTTACCTTGTAAATGGAATTAAACTTCAAGGTCAAATCGAGTCTTTTGATCAATTTGTTATTCTTTTGAAAAACACAGTTAACCAGATGGTATATAAGCATGCTATCTCTACAGTTGTTCCTGCTCGAGCGGTAAGCCACCACAGTGCTGAACGTCCTCAAGCAGAGCGCCAAGAAAAATCAGAGGATTA